In Sphingobacterium thalpophilum, a genomic segment contains:
- a CDS encoding DNA cytosine methyltransferase encodes MSIPIIDLFAGPGGLGEGFSSIYNEEGDRVFQIKLSIEKDPYAHQTLRLRSFFRQFPRGQAPEDYYEFVRGEIDINELYRRYPEQFTEADEEAWCATLGKAEEGDPYATTNEEIDRRIAGALNGRTDWVLIGGPPCQAYSLVGRSRRQETVLDEDKDKRVGLYKEYLRIIAEHSPAVFVMENVKGLLSARTTENNSIFSKILTDLRDPTVPFAEVIDENRVRYIVYSLSTMPRQRDLLNGEPVFNPQDFLIKSENYGIPQKRHRVILLGIRSDINIEPDVLVQRDLVTLKDVIGGLPKLRSGITRSFESTEWIVDEEGKRKKKRKYAKVADTFETWSDSILAFDGNLNGNLESQALRTRFAQSLGKEFINSNTYDLDTESPVYEWFYDSNLGGISHHVSRSHLLQDIYRYYFAAKFTQERGTFPKMRDYAAAGNDLLPDHENATSGKFNDRFRVQQPDDAATTVTSHISKDGHYFIHYDPFQARSLTVREAARIQSFPDNYYFYGGRTQQYHQVGNAVPPYLAFQIAEVVAQVFALIPVVNDEPIGEV; translated from the coding sequence ATGTCAATTCCAATAATAGATTTATTTGCAGGTCCTGGTGGGCTTGGTGAAGGGTTTTCATCAATATATAATGAAGAGGGGGATAGAGTTTTCCAAATTAAACTTTCGATTGAAAAGGATCCTTATGCTCATCAAACATTAAGACTGAGAAGTTTTTTTAGACAATTTCCTAGAGGCCAAGCTCCCGAAGATTATTATGAATTCGTAAGAGGAGAAATTGATATTAATGAGCTTTATAGAAGATACCCGGAACAATTTACAGAAGCAGATGAAGAAGCATGGTGTGCAACATTGGGTAAAGCTGAAGAAGGAGACCCTTATGCTACTACAAATGAAGAAATTGACAGACGAATCGCTGGAGCATTGAATGGACGTACCGATTGGGTCCTTATTGGTGGGCCTCCCTGCCAAGCTTATTCTTTGGTTGGAAGATCACGTCGGCAAGAGACTGTACTTGATGAAGACAAGGATAAAAGGGTAGGGCTGTACAAAGAGTATCTTCGCATCATAGCCGAGCATAGTCCAGCAGTGTTTGTAATGGAAAATGTCAAAGGCCTACTTTCAGCTAGAACGACAGAAAATAACAGTATCTTTTCTAAAATTCTTACCGATCTAAGGGATCCTACTGTTCCATTTGCAGAAGTAATTGATGAAAATAGAGTGCGTTACATTGTGTATTCTTTATCCACAATGCCGAGGCAAAGAGATTTGCTTAATGGGGAACCTGTATTTAATCCTCAAGATTTTTTAATTAAGTCGGAGAACTATGGTATTCCTCAAAAGAGACATCGTGTCATTTTATTGGGCATACGTAGTGATATAAATATTGAGCCCGACGTACTTGTTCAGCGGGATCTAGTAACATTAAAGGATGTTATTGGTGGGTTACCTAAATTAAGAAGTGGCATTACCAGATCATTTGAATCTACGGAATGGATTGTAGATGAGGAAGGCAAACGCAAAAAGAAAAGAAAATACGCAAAAGTAGCAGATACGTTTGAGACTTGGTCTGACTCTATCTTAGCATTTGATGGTAACTTGAATGGGAATTTAGAAAGCCAAGCTTTAAGAACGAGGTTTGCCCAATCATTAGGTAAAGAGTTCATTAATTCTAACACTTATGATTTAGATACGGAATCACCAGTATACGAATGGTTTTATGATTCAAATTTAGGCGGTATTTCACATCACGTATCTAGAAGTCATTTATTGCAGGATATTTACCGTTATTACTTTGCTGCAAAATTTACACAAGAAAGAGGTACATTTCCGAAAATGCGTGATTATGCGGCAGCAGGCAATGACTTATTGCCAGATCACGAGAATGCAACCTCAGGAAAGTTTAATGATCGGTTTAGAGTCCAGCAACCTGATGATGCTGCGACTACAGTTACCAGCCATATATCTAAGGATGGGCATTATTTTATTCACTATGATCCATTTCAGGCTCGCAGCCTGACAGTACGGGAAGCCGCGCGTATACAGTCATTCCCAGATAATTATTATTTCTATGGTGGAAGGACGCAACAATACCATCAGGTTGGAAACGCAGTACCGCCATATTTGGCTTTTCAGATAGCAGAGGTGGTGGCTCAAGTATTCGCTTTAATACCAGTAGTAAATGATGAACCAATTGGAGAAGTTTAA
- a CDS encoding helix-turn-helix transcriptional regulator yields MDIKEKIGKHLKKLRTNKGLTQEKLSYESEVDKTYISEVENGKRNISVINLEKLITTMGSTVKDFFNHNDFA; encoded by the coding sequence ATGGATATTAAAGAGAAGATTGGTAAGCATCTTAAAAAACTAAGAACCAATAAAGGGTTGACACAGGAGAAGTTATCCTATGAGTCTGAAGTGGATAAGACTTATATCAGTGAGGTTGAAAATGGCAAAAGAAACATTTCTGTCATCAATCTCGAAAAATTGATTACTACAATGGGGAGTACTGTAAAAGATTTTTTTAACCACAATGATTTTGCATAA
- a CDS encoding IS4 family transposase, whose product MINLNVFSQILSLIDRELFKDLVSKHKSDKHQKGINSWTHLVSMLFCHFSSADSVRDISNGLRSTTGNLNHLGVVRAPSKSNISYINTHRTHELFKDLYYSVLDRLWQKDTHFRKDLVQLKRKVYLMDASIIPLCLSVFDWAKFRSTKGAVKLHTVLDYDGCLPVFMQITDGKVHESQRAGSYSFSKGSVVVVDRGYVDYSWLGDLDSRGCYFVTRSKVNMKYKVIKSYQSEALMEKGILKDELIELSGAACNKYNGKPLRLVHFWDSTTGNEYHFLTNNTKWKASLVANIYKQRWHIEVFFKHLKQRLKVSTFIGTSENAVMIQIWTSLIGILLLKYLQKKAKYDWNLSNLVAFIRMNIFVKINIWQWIDDPFFRPPIKGKKGQLKIFAD is encoded by the coding sequence ATGATAAATTTAAATGTTTTTAGTCAGATTTTATCTCTTATCGACCGCGAATTATTCAAAGATTTGGTTTCAAAGCACAAAAGTGACAAACATCAGAAAGGGATCAACAGCTGGACGCATCTAGTCAGTATGCTTTTCTGTCATTTTTCCTCGGCAGATTCGGTTCGTGATATTAGTAACGGTCTACGCAGTACCACTGGTAATCTGAACCACTTAGGTGTAGTAAGAGCTCCAAGTAAGTCTAATATATCCTATATCAACACACACCGTACCCATGAACTTTTCAAAGATCTTTACTATTCTGTTTTGGATAGGCTTTGGCAAAAGGACACCCATTTTCGCAAAGATCTTGTTCAGCTAAAGCGTAAAGTATATCTGATGGATGCAAGCATCATCCCCTTATGTCTATCTGTATTTGACTGGGCAAAGTTTCGCAGCACCAAAGGTGCCGTAAAGCTGCACACTGTCTTGGATTATGATGGCTGCCTACCTGTTTTTATGCAGATTACCGATGGAAAAGTACATGAGAGCCAGCGAGCCGGTAGTTACAGTTTTTCCAAGGGAAGCGTGGTGGTAGTGGACCGTGGCTACGTGGATTACAGCTGGCTTGGGGATTTGGACAGCAGGGGGTGTTACTTCGTTACCAGGAGTAAAGTTAATATGAAGTACAAGGTTATCAAGTCCTATCAGAGTGAAGCACTCATGGAAAAGGGGATCCTTAAGGATGAGCTCATTGAGCTATCCGGTGCTGCCTGCAATAAATACAACGGCAAGCCGCTACGCCTAGTCCACTTTTGGGACAGCACCACTGGCAATGAGTACCACTTTTTGACCAATAATACGAAGTGGAAGGCTTCTTTGGTGGCAAACATCTATAAACAACGCTGGCATATCGAAGTCTTCTTCAAGCATCTAAAGCAGCGCTTAAAAGTATCGACATTCATAGGGACTTCTGAAAATGCAGTGATGATCCAGATCTGGACTTCACTCATTGGCATATTACTGTTAAAATACTTACAAAAAAAGGCCAAATATGACTGGAACCTGTCCAATCTGGTCGCATTCATCAGAATGAATATCTTCGTGAAAATAAACATCTGGCAATGGATAGATGATCCCTTTTTCAGGCCGCCTATAAAAGGAAAAAAGGGACAGCTAAAGATCTTCGCAGATTGA
- a CDS encoding very short patch repair endonuclease, which yields MENYDDEKERIHVPRFEESAGFYTTSKRSFNMSKIRSHNSKPELVLRKALWSKNIRFRLHDKSLPGTPDIVIKKYKLAIFVDGEFWHGFDWKNNKERIKSNRLFWIPKIERNMQKDIRVNRALRDMDYVVFRLWTQDILKNLPKVLNQIELFLETRKLWR from the coding sequence ATGGAAAACTATGATGACGAAAAAGAAAGGATTCATGTACCGCGTTTTGAGGAATCTGCTGGTTTCTATACCACTTCAAAGCGTAGCTTCAACATGTCAAAAATCAGGAGTCACAACTCCAAGCCCGAACTCGTTCTTAGAAAAGCTTTATGGTCAAAAAATATCCGTTTTCGACTTCATGACAAATCCCTCCCTGGCACTCCCGACATTGTAATTAAAAAATACAAGCTTGCGATATTTGTAGACGGTGAATTCTGGCATGGATTCGATTGGAAAAATAACAAGGAACGCATTAAATCCAACCGCCTCTTTTGGATTCCCAAGATCGAACGTAATATGCAAAAAGATATACGCGTCAATAGAGCCCTGCGGGACATGGATTATGTCGTATTCAGGTTATGGACGCAGGATATTCTGAAAAACCTACCTAAAGTACTGAATCAGATTGAGCTTTTCTTAGAAACCAGAAAACTTTGGAGATAG
- a CDS encoding HNH endonuclease: MNEDLQVYLNAFARVKRANTKYGLAPHKPILLLTLVELIDKGIVLNNRFEVNVDLVGLFQENWRLLVRTSNQPDFTQPFYYLQSDKAAGQGFWALYPNPGFQINAHIKSVRILSEVVAYGAFDDKLAILLSDSLSRATVRDQLLSIYFPEERPAYYRHKELNDGFYHGVQSLVLNEPEAQYKHISIQTEEDVFVRSGLFKRYIPQLYQDTCAMTGMRMRSTFKYNFIDACHIVPFAVTHDDKVTNGIALCPNLHRAFDRGLVSVGEDYTIIVSAHIDELADHPYSLSKLNGLSILLPQLQRYYPSQENLAWHRENVFKG; this comes from the coding sequence ATGAACGAGGATCTGCAAGTTTATCTTAATGCTTTCGCCCGTGTGAAAAGGGCCAATACCAAATATGGATTGGCACCACATAAGCCGATCTTGCTTTTGACCCTGGTCGAACTGATCGACAAAGGTATTGTACTTAACAACCGCTTTGAAGTCAATGTCGATCTTGTCGGGCTCTTTCAGGAAAACTGGCGCCTGCTGGTACGTACATCAAATCAACCCGACTTCACGCAGCCCTTTTATTATTTGCAGTCGGACAAAGCAGCAGGGCAGGGCTTCTGGGCTCTTTATCCAAATCCCGGCTTTCAGATCAATGCGCATATAAAAAGTGTAAGGATCCTTTCGGAGGTAGTAGCCTATGGTGCGTTCGACGATAAGCTGGCTATTTTGCTCAGTGATTCCCTAAGTCGTGCTACAGTTCGGGATCAGCTGCTTTCTATTTACTTTCCGGAGGAGCGGCCAGCATACTATCGTCATAAGGAATTAAATGACGGCTTTTACCATGGGGTGCAGTCTTTGGTGCTGAATGAGCCTGAGGCTCAGTACAAACATATTTCTATTCAGACCGAGGAAGATGTGTTTGTCAGATCCGGACTGTTCAAACGCTATATCCCGCAGCTCTATCAGGATACCTGCGCCATGACAGGCATGCGGATGCGGTCTACTTTCAAATACAATTTTATTGATGCGTGCCATATTGTGCCTTTTGCGGTGACGCATGATGACAAGGTGACGAATGGGATAGCACTATGCCCAAACCTGCACCGTGCATTTGATAGGGGACTGGTCAGTGTTGGAGAGGATTATACCATTATTGTTTCCGCTCATATTGATGAGCTGGCAGATCATCCCTACAGTCTATCAAAATTAAATGGTCTGTCGATTTTGCTTCCTCAGTTACAGCGCTATTATCCATCGCAGGAAAACTTAGCTTGGCATCGTGAAAATGTTTTTAAAGGGTGA
- a CDS encoding NUDIX domain-containing protein, whose translation MLQVTCAIIEHANKILICQRSASMKLPLKWEFPGGKIETGESKEECLRREIKEELQIDISIHSALTMVECRFRINWFFINFGESTINNYTLDIRPSFFSKIIPTLASKL comes from the coding sequence ATGCTGCAAGTAACCTGTGCGATTATAGAGCACGCCAATAAAATACTGATCTGCCAACGGTCGGCTTCGATGAAGCTTCCATTGAAATGGGAGTTTCCGGGAGGAAAGATCGAAACCGGAGAATCTAAAGAAGAATGCCTACGCAGAGAAATCAAAGAGGAACTCCAGATTGATATTAGCATTCATAGTGCACTTACGATGGTAGAGTGTAGATTTCGGATAAACTGGTTCTTCATCAATTTTGGTGAAAGTACAATAAATAATTACACTTTAGATATTAGGCCAAGTTTCTTTTCAAAGATAATTCCAACCTTGGCTAGCAAGTTATAA
- a CDS encoding helix-turn-helix domain-containing protein: MFSKRNIVGKSVLKIQRSEAGEIKKLLNTNDAYVVGVRLYLVYLVALGHSSRRLSELHSISFKQITNWVHRFEKEGIEGLKDKKGRGRRSGLSEEQLERIKELVIKETPLNHGYQSEKWTGPLLIQWIKREYGLVYQKAQIYNLLAKVGIIFEKKLGLISKV, from the coding sequence TTGTTTTCAAAAAGAAATATCGTGGGAAAATCAGTCTTAAAAATTCAAAGATCAGAGGCAGGAGAAATAAAAAAATTATTAAATACAAATGATGCTTACGTTGTCGGCGTAAGACTGTATTTGGTATATCTGGTTGCCTTGGGACATTCAAGCAGACGGCTATCGGAACTCCACAGTATCAGTTTCAAGCAGATAACAAATTGGGTGCACCGATTTGAAAAGGAAGGTATAGAAGGATTAAAAGATAAGAAAGGACGAGGGAGGCGTAGCGGGTTGTCGGAAGAACAGCTGGAAAGAATCAAAGAGCTGGTAATAAAAGAAACGCCATTGAATCATGGATATCAATCAGAAAAGTGGACCGGACCTCTTTTGATACAGTGGATTAAAAGAGAATATGGTTTAGTATATCAAAAGGCGCAAATTTATAACTTGCTAGCCAAGGTTGGAATTATCTTTGAAAAGAAACTTGGCCTAATATCTAAAGTGTAA
- a CDS encoding NUDIX domain-containing protein has product MDLIKVVCGIIFKDDLVLICRRKPEKSLGGYWEFPGGKVEDGESHEESLLRELIETGKSTR; this is encoded by the coding sequence ATGGATCTTATCAAAGTTGTTTGCGGGATTATATTTAAAGATGATCTTGTTCTGATTTGTCGACGGAAACCTGAAAAGTCTTTAGGGGGCTATTGGGAGTTCCCTGGCGGTAAGGTTGAGGATGGTGAATCTCATGAAGAATCATTGCTTCGGGAATTGATCGAAACAGGTAAGTCTACCAGATGA
- a CDS encoding transposase: MTFPQNVSGHLSIDETCLSHGELYTVVTNKEARGKKGTIVAILNGTKSENIIPILQKIPQRLRNKVQEITLDLAGNMGLIAKRCFPNAVQVIDRFHVQQLANEALQEIRIKHRWQAIDDENQAIDQARKNKETYFPEVLSNSETIKQLLARSRYLLYKSEHKWTYEQRERAAVLFERYPDIEKAYRLSQELSWIFNTTIDKIYAFTRLAKWADKVEQAGFKSFNTVSRTINIHHKKILNYFDNKSTNASAESFNAKIKAFRSQFRGVGDINFFLFRLTKLFA, from the coding sequence TTGACCTTCCCACAGAATGTCAGCGGCCATCTTTCTATTGACGAGACCTGCCTATCCCATGGCGAGCTCTATACCGTTGTCACCAATAAAGAAGCACGGGGCAAAAAAGGGACCATTGTAGCCATACTGAACGGGACAAAATCAGAGAACATTATCCCGATCCTTCAAAAGATCCCACAGAGATTACGAAATAAAGTTCAAGAGATAACGCTTGATTTAGCCGGTAATATGGGATTGATAGCCAAAAGATGCTTTCCCAATGCTGTTCAGGTAATAGACCGTTTCCATGTTCAGCAACTTGCTAACGAAGCGCTTCAGGAAATAAGGATAAAGCACCGCTGGCAGGCCATTGACGATGAAAATCAAGCAATTGACCAAGCACGAAAGAATAAGGAAACCTATTTTCCGGAAGTCCTATCCAACAGTGAAACCATCAAACAGTTACTTGCAAGAAGCCGATACCTGCTTTATAAAAGTGAACATAAATGGACTTACGAGCAAAGAGAAAGGGCTGCTGTACTCTTTGAGCGATATCCCGATATTGAAAAGGCGTACAGGCTATCCCAAGAACTCTCTTGGATATTCAACACCACCATAGATAAGATCTACGCCTTTACAAGGTTGGCAAAATGGGCGGATAAAGTGGAACAGGCCGGCTTCAAGTCATTCAACACCGTCTCCAGAACCATAAATATCCATCACAAAAAAATATTGAACTACTTCGACAACAAGAGTACAAATGCTTCAGCAGAATCTTTCAATGCAAAGATAAAAGCTTTCAGAAGTCAGTTTAGAGGTGTAGGTGACATCAATTTCTTCCTGTTCAGATTGACCAAATTATTTGCGTAG
- a CDS encoding transposase produces MHESFNALMPLIIPEGVSDYFEMTHYSKEEKRLDIFLEELNNTPEEYQGQKLISKGFFEPVTLQDFPIRGMQVYLHVKRRRWLNQDTDKVVYRNWELVAKGTRITQDFAAFLKGISGQPGS; encoded by the coding sequence ATGCACGAATCTTTTAACGCGTTAATGCCCTTAATTATTCCCGAAGGAGTTTCCGATTATTTTGAGATGACCCACTATTCCAAAGAAGAAAAAAGACTGGATATCTTTCTGGAGGAACTCAATAATACACCTGAAGAATATCAAGGCCAGAAGTTGATTTCCAAGGGGTTTTTCGAACCCGTTACCCTTCAAGATTTTCCTATCCGTGGCATGCAGGTCTATCTTCATGTCAAGCGCCGCAGGTGGCTCAACCAGGATACCGATAAAGTAGTCTACAGAAATTGGGAACTAGTAGCCAAAGGGACGCGCATCACACAGGATTTCGCAGCTTTTTTAAAAGGTATCAGCGGACAACCAGGCTCATAG
- a CDS encoding DUF4372 domain-containing protein yields MINLNVFSQILSLIDRELFKDFVSKHKSDKHQKGINSWTHLVSMLFCHFSSADSVRDISNGLRSTTGNLNHLGVVRAPSKSNISYINTHRTHELFKDLYYSVLDRLWQKDTHFRKDLVQLKRKVYLMDASIIPLCLSVFDWAKLDHVQKLWRG; encoded by the coding sequence ATGATAAATTTAAATGTTTTTAGTCAGATTTTATCTCTTATCGACCGCGAATTATTCAAAGATTTCGTTTCAAAGCACAAAAGTGACAAACATCAGAAAGGGATCAACAGCTGGACGCATCTAGTCAGTATGCTTTTCTGTCATTTTTCCTCGGCAGATTCGGTCCGTGATATTAGTAACGGTCTACGCAGTACCACTGGTAATCTGAACCACTTAGGTGTAGTAAGAGCTCCAAGTAAGTCTAATATATCCTATATCAACACACACCGTACCCATGAACTTTTCAAAGATCTTTACTATTCTGTTTTGGATAGGCTTTGGCAAAAGGACACCCATTTTCGCAAAGATCTTGTTCAGCTAAAGCGTAAAGTATATCTGATGGATGCAAGCATCATCCCCTTATGTCTATCTGTATTTGACTGGGCAAAGTTGGATCATGTACAAAAGTTGTGGAGGGGATAA
- a CDS encoding IS4 family transposase, giving the protein MINLNVFSQILSLIDRELFKDLVSKHKSDKHQKGINSWTHLVSMLFCHFSSADSVRDISNGLRSTTGNLNHLGVVRAPSKSNISYINTHRTHELFKDLYFSVLERLWQKDTHFRKDLVQLKRKVYLMDASIIPLCLSVFDWAKFRSTKGAVKLHTVLDYDGCLPVFMQITDGKVHESQRAGSYSFSKGSVVVVDRGYVDYSWLGDLDSRGCYFVTRSKVNMKYKVIKSYQSEALMEKGILKDELIELSGAACNKYNGKPLRLIHFWDSTTGNEYHFLTNNTKWKASLVANIYKQRWHIEVFFKHLKQRLKVSTFIGTSENAVMIQIWTSLIGILLLKYLQKKAKYDWNLSNLVAFIRMNIFVKINIWQWIDDPFLRPPIKGKKGQLKIFAD; this is encoded by the coding sequence ATGATAAATTTAAATGTTTTTAGTCAGATTTTATCTCTTATCGACCGCGAATTATTCAAAGATTTGGTTTCAAAGCACAAAAGTGACAAACATCAGAAAGGGATCAACAGCTGGACGCATCTAGTCAGTATGCTTTTCTGTCATTTTTCCTCGGCAGATTCGGTCCGTGATATTAGTAACGGTCTACGCAGTACCACTGGTAATCTGAACCACTTAGGTGTAGTAAGAGCTCCAAGTAAGTCTAATATATCCTATATCAACACACACCGTACCCATGAACTTTTCAAAGATCTTTATTTCTCTGTTTTGGAAAGGCTTTGGCAAAAGGATACGCATTTTCGCAAAGATCTTGTTCAGCTAAAGCGTAAAGTATATCTGATGGATGCAAGCATCATCCCCTTATGTCTATCTGTATTTGACTGGGCAAAGTTTCGCAGCACCAAAGGTGCCGTAAAGCTGCACACTGTCTTGGATTATGATGGCTGCCTACCTGTTTTTATGCAGATTACCGATGGAAAAGTACATGAGAGCCAGCGAGCCGGTAGTTACAGTTTTTCCAAGGGAAGCGTGGTGGTAGTGGACCGTGGCTACGTGGATTACAGCTGGCTTGGGGATTTGGACAGCAGGGGGTGTTACTTCGTTACCAGGAGTAAAGTTAATATGAAGTACAAGGTTATCAAGTCCTATCAGAGTGAAGCACTCATGGAAAAGGGGATCCTTAAGGATGAGCTCATTGAGCTATCCGGTGCTGCCTGCAATAAATACAACGGCAAGCCGTTACGCCTGATCCACTTTTGGGACAGCACCACTGGCAATGAGTACCACTTTTTGACCAATAATACGAAGTGGAAGGCTTCTTTGGTGGCAAACATCTATAAACAACGCTGGCATATCGAAGTCTTCTTCAAGCATCTAAAGCAGCGCTTAAAAGTATCGACATTCATAGGGACTTCTGAAAATGCAGTGATGATCCAGATCTGGACTTCACTCATTGGCATATTACTGTTAAAATACTTACAAAAAAAGGCCAAATATGACTGGAACCTGTCCAATCTGGTCGCATTCATCAGAATGAATATCTTCGTGAAAATAAACATCTGGCAATGGATAGATGATCCCTTTCTCAGGCCGCCTATAAAAGGAAAAAAGGGACAGCTAAAGATCTTCGCAGATTGA
- a CDS encoding M57 family metalloprotease, which produces MKKINSILLLCVGAMFIAGCSKEDSRVKSSSEIAKKDTAQLVLDGLKALGFQTEGLITRGDTLIVEGDILMFKSKLLDSKATKARQATTSNFPYIRNANMNLRVYIQDATSSTIPTGFSYAEREIIKSALNLYLSSNLTSGGFNSITYTTNPNEGVHIRIIQGNMDEYTCGYAQFPTTVYENGSAYQNISGFMNIHLSIFRFQLNDSQKTFLIAHEFGHMMGFRHTNWRRSEAESSDGVGAYTVPLTNNNSTNPDPSSVFNGGTCTYHWNGFSNGDLQAIKYVTRGTTSS; this is translated from the coding sequence ATGAAAAAAATCAATTCTATTCTCCTACTATGTGTGGGAGCGATGTTTATTGCAGGTTGTAGCAAAGAAGATTCAAGAGTTAAATCATCATCCGAAATCGCGAAAAAAGATACTGCTCAATTGGTATTGGATGGACTCAAAGCTTTGGGATTTCAAACAGAAGGTCTTATTACACGAGGGGATACACTCATTGTAGAAGGCGATATCCTAATGTTCAAATCTAAACTACTTGATTCTAAAGCTACCAAGGCACGTCAAGCGACCACCAGCAATTTCCCTTATATCCGTAATGCTAACATGAATTTAAGAGTTTACATTCAGGACGCCACCAGCTCGACAATTCCAACCGGTTTTAGCTATGCAGAAAGAGAGATAATAAAATCAGCATTAAATTTATATCTGAGCTCCAACCTCACCTCTGGTGGGTTTAATTCAATAACTTACACGACCAATCCAAACGAGGGGGTGCATATTCGTATTATTCAAGGAAATATGGACGAATACACCTGTGGATATGCCCAGTTTCCAACTACTGTGTATGAAAACGGTTCAGCATATCAAAATATAAGTGGCTTTATGAATATCCACCTAAGTATTTTTAGATTCCAACTTAACGATTCTCAAAAGACTTTTCTAATAGCTCATGAATTTGGACATATGATGGGTTTTAGACATACAAACTGGAGAAGAAGTGAAGCAGAGTCAAGTGATGGTGTAGGAGCATACACTGTTCCCCTCACTAATAATAACAGTACAAATCCTGATCCTTCATCAGTATTCAATGGTGGCACATGCACCTACCATTGGAACGGCTTTTCAAATGGAGATCTTCAGGCTATTAAGTACGTAACCAGAGGAACAACGTCTAGCTAA
- a CDS encoding SOS response-associated peptidase family protein: MRDERRQLDYNYDYLENVQAITFPKYPILYKDKDSSQLALTEMEWGVLPTYIDDPKLQADRRRNMINVRSERILEDKKSYWYRLRKQRCLTPVSGTFEHRAVKGLKKKVPYFIGEAGRELFYLPGLYQWHETVDEDGVVERVGSFGMLTRAANEVMANIHNDGPNKHRMPLFLPEDLERQWIEDINEDDMPPIFLFEMPNEKLKHYPVYTLRGYPNRPDGKHRYEAFDWEGLPPLGSDTAQTSLF, from the coding sequence CTTTCCCAAATATCCGATCCTGTATAAGGACAAGGACTCAAGCCAGCTGGCCTTGACCGAGATGGAGTGGGGGGTATTACCTACCTATATTGACGATCCCAAGCTGCAGGCCGATCGCCGGCGCAATATGATCAATGTGCGTAGCGAGCGTATCCTGGAGGATAAAAAATCCTATTGGTATCGCTTGCGCAAGCAACGTTGCCTTACCCCGGTGAGTGGCACCTTTGAGCATCGTGCGGTAAAGGGATTGAAAAAGAAAGTGCCTTATTTCATCGGTGAAGCGGGGAGAGAGCTATTCTATTTACCAGGTTTGTACCAGTGGCATGAGACGGTGGATGAAGATGGCGTGGTTGAACGTGTAGGATCTTTTGGGATGCTTACGCGTGCAGCCAATGAAGTGATGGCCAATATCCATAATGATGGGCCAAATAAACATCGTATGCCTTTGTTCTTGCCTGAGGATCTTGAGCGTCAATGGATCGAGGATATTAACGAAGACGATATGCCACCGATTTTCCTGTTTGAAATGCCCAATGAAAAGTTGAAGCATTATCCAGTGTATACCTTGAGAGGATATCCAAACCGTCCCGATGGAAAGCACCGTTATGAAGCTTTTGATTGGGAGGGATTGCCGCCATTGGGAAGTGATACGGCGCAGACTTCGTTGTTTTAA